GGATTCGGGCCGCGTGACCATCTTCGCGCCCAACCGCGACGCGCTGGTGAAGTGCCAGCAGATGGTCGAGGAAGTGACTCAGGAGGCCGAGATCGGCAAGACCTACGTGGGCAAGGTCCGCAAGGTCACCGACTTCGGCGCGTTCGTGGAGATCTTCCCGGGCACCGACGGCCTGCTCCACATTTCGGAGCTCGCCGACCGGCGCATCGCCAAGGTCGAGGACATCTGCGTCGAGGGCGACGAGGTGATCGTGAAGTGTCTCGACGTCGACCCGAGCGGCAAGATCCGGCTCTCGCGCCGGGCGGCCCTGGCAGAACAACTCGAGGCTTCTCGCGCACAAGCGTAGGGCCTCCAGGTAGACTCACCCACGTGGGGGACCGCGTGGGTGAGTTGAAGTTCTTCCGCGTGCGCGGCGCGCGCGACGCGGAC
This DNA window, taken from Myxococcota bacterium, encodes the following:
- a CDS encoding S1 RNA-binding domain-containing protein yields the protein DSGRVTIFAPNRDALVKCQQMVEEVTQEAEIGKTYVGKVRKVTDFGAFVEIFPGTDGLLHISELADRRIAKVEDICVEGDEVIVKCLDVDPSGKIRLSRRAALAEQLEASRAQA